The Moraxella osloensis genome contains a region encoding:
- the ampD gene encoding 1,6-anhydro-N-acetylmuramyl-L-alanine amidase AmpD: protein MVMSGFSIEQGLLSPCEFVASPNFGERPDPNDIHLIVIHNISLPPSEFGIKDDQGEHFVRAFFQNQLDPKAHPYFATIYQQQVSAHLFIERDGSITQFVSFDERAWHAGKSSYLGVPNCNDYSIGIELEGDDYSEFDDRQYQALSGVIAAIYQAYPKTVNHLAGHSDIARGRKSDPGLYFDWVRLRSMINKF from the coding sequence ATGGTTATGTCGGGATTTAGCATTGAGCAGGGTTTGTTAAGCCCATGCGAGTTTGTGGCGTCACCCAATTTTGGTGAGCGCCCCGACCCTAACGATATTCACCTGATTGTGATACATAATATCAGCTTGCCGCCCAGTGAATTTGGTATAAAAGATGACCAAGGCGAGCATTTTGTTCGTGCATTTTTTCAAAATCAGTTAGACCCCAAAGCCCATCCGTATTTTGCAACCATCTATCAGCAGCAGGTCTCCGCGCATTTGTTTATTGAGCGCGATGGCAGCATCACGCAGTTTGTAAGCTTTGATGAGCGTGCTTGGCATGCTGGCAAATCTAGTTATTTGGGCGTACCAAACTGCAATGACTATTCGATTGGGATTGAGCTGGAAGGCGATGATTATAGCGAGTTTGATGACAGGCAATACCAAGCTTTAAGTGGCGTGATTGCCGCGATTTATCAAGCTTATCCCAAAACCGTCAATCATCTAGCCGGTCATAGTGATATCGCACGCGGCCGCAAATCCGACCCTGGTCTGTATTTTGATTGGGTGAGACTAAGAAGCATGATTAATAAATTTTAA